In the genome of Vicia villosa cultivar HV-30 ecotype Madison, WI linkage group LG7, Vvil1.0, whole genome shotgun sequence, one region contains:
- the LOC131616305 gene encoding glycosyltransferase BC10, with the protein MLPTRLEEGKDPAAIATLRVTHTRQFPLRLLQFFLLFLIIGIGGSFLSMYMIRHFGIYNVAFVQSSSSRKPCFQRPAVVENWFKAPSSLLHSMSDVELFWRASFVPRIQSYPFKRTPKIAFMFLTKGPLPMAPLWERFFKGHEKLYSIYVHSLPSYNADFPPSSVFYRRQIPSQVAEWGMMSMCDAERRLLANALLDISNEWFVLLSEACIPIQNFSIVYRYLSRSRYSFMGAVDELGPYGRGRYEENMKPEINLSDWRKGSQWFEINRELAVRIVEDRTYYPKLKEFCVPHKCYVDEHYFQTMLNINTPHLLANRSLTYVDWSRGGAHPATFGKNDIKEEFFKKILQDQKTCLYNNQPTSLCFLFARKFSPNALGALLDLAPKVLGIGN; encoded by the exons aTGCTTCCTACTAGATTGGAGGAAGGGAAGGACCCTGCTGCAATAGCTACATTAAGAGTGACACACACAAGGCAATTTCCTTTGAGGCTTTTGCAGTTTTTCTTACTCTTTCTGATAATTGGAATTGGTGGTTCATTTCTTAGTATGTATATGATTAGGCATTTCGGTATTTATAATGTGGCTTTCGTCCAATCGTCGTCATCGCGTAAGCCTTGTTTTCAGAGGCCGGCGGTTGTGGAGAATTGGTTTAAGGCTCCTTCTAGTTTGTTGCATAGTATGAGTGATGTTGAACTCTTCTGGAGAGCTTCTTTTGTTCCGAGGATTCAGAGTTATCCGTTTAAAAGAACTCCGAAGATCGCGTTTATGTTCTTGACCAAGGGACCTTTGCCAATGGCACCACTTTGGGAGAGGTTCTTTAAGGGACATGAGAAGCTTTATTCCATCTATGTTCATTCGTTGCCGTCTTACAATGCTGATTTTCCGCCATCGTCGGTTTTTTATCGGAGACAGATCCCCAGCCAG GTGGCGGAATGGGGAATGATGAGTATGTGTGATGCCGAAAGAAGGCTTCTAGCGAATGCATTGCTTGATATCTCGAACGAATGGTTTGTTCTTCTATCCGAGGCCTGCATCCCTATCCAGAACTTCAGCATTGTATACCGTTACTTGTCGCGGTCAAGGTATAGCTTTATGGGCGCAGTTGATGAACTTGGGCCTTACGGAAGAGGACGCTACGAGGAAAACATGAAACCTGAAATCAACCTGAGCGACTGGCGTAAAGGGTCTCAGTGGTTCGAAATTAATCGAGAACTTGCAGTTAGGATAGTTGAAGACAGGACTTACTATCCAAAACTCAAAGAGTTTTGCGTACCGCACAAATGCTATGTGGATGAACACTATTTCCAGACAATGTTAAACATTAATACTCCTCATCTTCTGGCGAATCGGAGCCTCACTTATGTCGATTGGTCAAGAGGCGGTGCTCACCCGGCTACGTTTGGGAAGAACGACATCAAAGAGGAATTCTTCAAGAAAATTTTGCAGGATCAGAAGACATGTCTTTATAATAACCAGCCAACTTCACTTTGTTTCTTATTTGCTAGAAAATTT